In the Arthrobacter zhaoxinii genome, one interval contains:
- the rpe gene encoding ribulose-phosphate 3-epimerase yields MSKCCINPSILSADFVNLEAELQRISAADAVHVDVMDNHFVPNLTIGLPVVERIQQVSALPLDAHLMIADVDRWAPLYAEAGLASVTFHVEASAAPIKLARDLRERGAKAGMALRPATPVEPYLDMLSELDMLLIMTVEPGFGGQKFLDVTLPKIRRAAEAVRGSGLPLAIQVDGGISQETIERAAEAGANVFVAGSAVYGAGDPNDAIRKLRASAEAAV; encoded by the coding sequence GTGAGCAAGTGCTGCATCAACCCGAGCATCCTCTCGGCCGACTTCGTGAACCTCGAAGCCGAGCTGCAGCGGATCAGCGCCGCGGACGCCGTGCACGTGGATGTGATGGACAACCACTTTGTACCGAACCTGACCATCGGGCTGCCCGTGGTCGAACGGATCCAGCAGGTGTCCGCGCTGCCGCTGGACGCGCACCTGATGATTGCCGACGTCGACCGCTGGGCGCCGCTGTACGCCGAGGCGGGCCTCGCTTCGGTCACGTTCCACGTGGAAGCATCGGCGGCGCCGATCAAGCTGGCCCGCGATCTGCGGGAGCGCGGTGCGAAGGCCGGCATGGCCCTGCGTCCGGCCACCCCGGTGGAGCCGTACCTGGACATGCTGTCCGAGCTGGACATGCTGCTGATCATGACCGTGGAACCCGGCTTCGGCGGGCAGAAGTTCCTGGACGTGACGCTGCCGAAAATCCGGCGCGCGGCTGAAGCCGTCCGCGGCTCCGGGCTGCCGCTGGCCATCCAGGTGGACGGTGGAATCTCGCAGGAGACCATCGAACGGGCAGCGGAGGCGGGTGCAAACGTCTTTGTGGCCGGCTCGGCCGTGTACGGCGCGGGTGATCCCAATGACGCTATCCGCAAACTACGCGCATCTGCCGAAGCGGCTGTGTAA
- the fmt gene encoding methionyl-tRNA formyltransferase, whose translation MRVLFAGTPAVAVPSLNALIDAGFDVVGVLTRPDAPLGRKKVLTPSPVAARAQELGLPVIRAAKVDDEAIAAISALEPDVAAIVAYGALVPARALTVPKHGWINLHFSLLPAWRGAAPVQHAVIAGDDITGASTFLLETGLDTGPVYGTLTETVRPEDTSGDLLERLSHSGAVLLAQTLSAVDAGAAVPVPQQGDITLAPKLSIDDARVDWQQPALAIRRRINGVTPEPGAWTTWDGARFKIGAAQLRSDVTDLRPGQVRFTGGGDAAAVVGTGSHGLELLRVQPAGKKMMPGADWARGLANREDVVFE comes from the coding sequence CTGCGAGTCCTGTTCGCCGGCACCCCCGCGGTGGCCGTGCCGTCCCTGAACGCACTGATTGACGCCGGGTTCGACGTCGTCGGCGTCCTTACCCGTCCGGACGCGCCGCTGGGCCGCAAGAAGGTCCTGACGCCGTCGCCGGTCGCCGCCCGCGCCCAGGAGCTGGGCCTGCCGGTCATCCGCGCGGCGAAGGTCGACGACGAAGCGATCGCTGCCATTAGCGCGCTGGAGCCCGACGTCGCCGCGATCGTTGCGTACGGCGCCCTGGTTCCGGCCCGCGCCCTCACCGTGCCGAAGCACGGCTGGATCAACCTGCACTTCTCCCTGCTGCCTGCCTGGCGCGGTGCCGCTCCCGTGCAGCACGCCGTCATCGCGGGGGACGACATCACCGGCGCCTCGACCTTCCTGCTCGAAACCGGACTGGACACCGGCCCGGTGTACGGCACGCTCACTGAAACGGTGCGGCCCGAGGACACCAGCGGCGATCTGCTGGAACGCCTCTCGCACTCCGGTGCCGTGCTGCTGGCACAGACCCTCAGTGCGGTCGACGCCGGCGCTGCCGTACCGGTGCCGCAGCAGGGCGACATCACCCTGGCGCCCAAGCTCAGCATCGACGATGCCCGCGTGGACTGGCAGCAGCCCGCCCTGGCCATCCGCCGCCGGATTAACGGCGTCACGCCCGAACCCGGCGCGTGGACCACCTGGGACGGCGCCCGGTTCAAGATCGGAGCTGCCCAGCTGCGCTCCGACGTCACCGACCTGCGCCCCGGACAGGTCCGCTTCACCGGCGGCGGGGACGCCGCCGCCGTCGTGGGCACCGGCTCACACGGACTCGAACTGCTGCGTGTCCAGCCCGCAGGCAAGAAAATGATGCCGGGGGCCGACTGGGCCCGCGGCCTCGCCAACCGTGAGGACGTGGTCTTCGAATGA
- a CDS encoding DUF1801 domain-containing protein — protein sequence MEPTSTSVSSFIDGVASPVRRRDAQTLVALMARITGEQPAMWGPSIVGFGSYHYKYASGREGDAGAAAFSPRKDATTVYLPDGVDTYTEQLSRLGDHKTGAGCLYIKDLAKVDLDILGGIIAESYRRVTAETPGS from the coding sequence ATGGAACCAACCAGCACCAGTGTCAGCAGCTTTATCGACGGCGTTGCGTCGCCCGTTCGCCGCCGCGACGCCCAGACCCTGGTCGCGCTGATGGCGCGGATCACCGGCGAGCAGCCGGCTATGTGGGGGCCGTCGATCGTCGGCTTCGGCAGCTACCACTACAAATATGCCAGCGGCCGGGAGGGGGACGCCGGCGCGGCGGCATTTTCTCCGCGCAAGGACGCCACCACGGTGTATCTTCCTGACGGGGTGGACACGTACACCGAGCAGCTGTCCCGCCTCGGGGACCACAAGACGGGTGCGGGCTGCCTCTACATCAAGGATCTGGCTAAGGTGGACCTCGATATCCTCGGAGGGATCATTGCCGAGTCCTACCGGCGCGTTACCGCGGAAACCCCCGGCAGCTGA
- the def gene encoding peptide deformylase, whose amino-acid sequence MAILTIRTLGDPVLRTRAEDVTDFGPELAKLVADMEETMEDVEGAGLAAPQVGVSLRVFTYSVDGQSGHVVNPVLELSEDLQPDHLEGCLSIPGLGYPAPRFRWARVTGVDLHGNPISIEGEGMLARCFQHETDHLNGSLYIDRLEGEHRKEALRAIRQREYDAVADRTAALRAQSVGSSFGTFGQVAAAKGTFGTQTGA is encoded by the coding sequence ATGGCCATCCTGACTATCCGCACGCTCGGCGACCCGGTCCTGCGGACCCGCGCCGAAGACGTGACCGACTTCGGCCCCGAACTGGCGAAGCTGGTAGCGGACATGGAGGAGACCATGGAGGACGTGGAAGGGGCCGGACTGGCTGCGCCGCAGGTCGGCGTGAGCCTTCGGGTCTTTACCTACAGCGTCGACGGCCAGTCGGGCCACGTCGTGAATCCGGTCCTGGAACTCAGCGAAGACCTCCAGCCGGACCACCTGGAAGGCTGTCTGTCCATCCCCGGACTCGGCTACCCGGCCCCGCGCTTCCGCTGGGCCCGGGTCACCGGCGTCGACCTGCACGGCAACCCGATCAGCATCGAGGGCGAGGGCATGCTCGCCCGCTGCTTCCAGCACGAAACGGACCACCTGAACGGGTCGCTCTACATCGACCGGCTCGAAGGGGAACACCGTAAGGAAGCCCTGCGGGCCATCCGGCAGCGCGAATACGACGCCGTCGCGGACCGCACCGCGGCCCTGCGCGCCCAAAGCGTGGGGTCCAGCTTCGGCACCTTCGGCCAGGTCGCCGCCGCCAAAGGCACCTTCGGCACCCAGACCGGAGCTTAG
- the pnuC gene encoding nicotinamide riboside transporter PnuC — protein sequence MDFLRWLFEAQIPVGSSSLLVRELVGNIFGLLSAFGGMRRKVWAWPVGILGNLLLLTVFLGSMFGGADTATLLGQAGRQIMFIAVSIYGWRRWQQSKTNGEDAVTPQWATGRQRIGLVTIMLLGTVALTPVFARLGSYEPVWADAWTFVGSLLATYGMAKGWVEFWLIWVAVDIVGVPLLFSTGYYATAFMYLFYGGFTLAGFFVWWKAKRDEKPQVEVMMPDPRTR from the coding sequence ATGGATTTTCTGCGATGGCTCTTCGAGGCACAGATTCCGGTGGGCTCAAGCTCACTGCTGGTGCGCGAACTTGTGGGCAACATCTTCGGGCTGCTCAGCGCCTTCGGCGGTATGCGCCGCAAAGTCTGGGCCTGGCCGGTCGGCATCCTCGGCAACCTGCTCCTGCTGACCGTCTTCCTCGGCTCCATGTTCGGCGGGGCCGATACCGCCACCCTGCTGGGTCAGGCCGGACGGCAGATCATGTTCATCGCCGTGTCCATCTACGGTTGGCGACGCTGGCAGCAGAGCAAGACCAACGGCGAGGACGCCGTCACCCCGCAGTGGGCCACCGGCCGTCAGCGGATCGGGCTGGTCACCATCATGCTGCTGGGAACCGTCGCCCTGACCCCCGTTTTCGCCCGGCTGGGTTCCTACGAACCGGTGTGGGCCGATGCCTGGACCTTTGTCGGCTCGCTGCTGGCCACCTACGGCATGGCCAAAGGCTGGGTCGAGTTCTGGCTCATCTGGGTGGCCGTGGACATTGTGGGCGTGCCGCTGCTCTTCAGCACCGGCTACTACGCCACCGCCTTTATGTACCTCTTCTACGGCGGCTTCACCCTTGCCGGCTTCTTTGTCTGGTGGAAGGCCAAGCGGGACGAGAAGCCGCAGGTGGAAGTGATGATGCCGGATCCGCGTACCCGGTAA
- a CDS encoding RsmB/NOP family class I SAM-dependent RNA methyltransferase has product MTPQPDQPNKHRNDKGHERRRAAVKTRTASAPGQRTRAADPARLVAFEVLRAVSGEDAYANLVLPKSIRKHRLDKRDAGFATELAYGALRGQGTYDAILAKCVDRPLERLDPAVLDALRIGTHQLLAMRVPAHAALDQTVGLARAVIGAGPSALINAVLRKVSARSLDEWVEILTEGETDAVKRSAIEHAHPEWIVRALRQSLVAHGRSVDEITDLLRADNDAPVVNLVALPGLGNLDEARAAGAVDGELVKDSALFSAGDVGRLDSVRAGTTRVQDAGSQLVARALAELDLGGASVDEDGVEKWLDMCAGPGGKAALLAALAHESGAVLLANEPAPHRAQLVRQALDAVPGETWNVRTGDGRTIAEDYPETFDRILVDAPCTGLGALRRRPESRWRRKPTDVGELGILQRELLTTAVDAVKPGGVVAYVTCSPHPAETTAVVADVMRKRNDLELLDAGAALDAVSLPGSLEAGHESTAQLWPHIHATDAMFLALIRRKI; this is encoded by the coding sequence ATGACCCCCCAGCCCGACCAGCCCAACAAACACCGCAACGACAAGGGCCACGAACGCCGCCGCGCCGCCGTCAAGACCCGGACAGCCTCCGCCCCCGGCCAGCGCACCCGTGCCGCTGATCCGGCCCGGCTGGTTGCCTTCGAGGTGCTCCGCGCCGTCTCCGGCGAGGACGCCTACGCCAACCTTGTGCTGCCCAAGAGCATCCGCAAGCACCGGCTGGACAAGCGCGACGCCGGCTTCGCCACTGAGCTGGCCTACGGCGCACTGCGCGGCCAGGGAACCTATGACGCCATCCTCGCCAAGTGCGTGGACCGCCCGCTGGAACGGCTGGACCCCGCCGTCCTCGATGCCCTCCGCATCGGCACGCACCAGCTGCTGGCCATGCGCGTGCCGGCCCATGCCGCCCTTGACCAGACCGTGGGCCTGGCCCGTGCCGTCATCGGCGCCGGACCGTCGGCACTGATCAACGCGGTGTTGCGCAAGGTCTCCGCCCGCAGCCTGGACGAGTGGGTGGAGATCCTTACCGAGGGTGAAACCGACGCCGTGAAGCGCTCCGCCATCGAGCACGCGCACCCGGAATGGATTGTCCGTGCCCTCCGCCAGTCCCTGGTGGCGCACGGACGCAGCGTCGACGAAATCACCGACCTGCTGCGTGCTGACAATGACGCCCCGGTCGTGAACCTGGTCGCCCTGCCCGGACTCGGAAACCTCGATGAGGCCCGTGCCGCCGGAGCCGTGGACGGCGAGCTCGTGAAGGACTCCGCACTGTTCTCCGCCGGCGACGTCGGCCGGCTGGACTCGGTCCGCGCCGGCACCACCCGGGTGCAGGACGCCGGCTCGCAGCTGGTGGCCCGCGCCCTGGCCGAACTGGACCTCGGCGGTGCTTCCGTGGATGAAGACGGCGTGGAAAAGTGGCTGGACATGTGCGCCGGCCCCGGTGGAAAAGCGGCGCTGCTGGCCGCCCTCGCGCACGAATCCGGAGCCGTGCTGCTGGCCAACGAGCCCGCTCCGCACCGGGCGCAGCTGGTCCGCCAGGCGCTGGACGCGGTGCCGGGGGAGACCTGGAACGTGCGGACCGGAGACGGCCGCACCATCGCTGAGGACTACCCGGAAACCTTCGACCGGATTCTCGTGGACGCTCCGTGCACCGGTCTGGGGGCCCTGCGCCGCCGCCCGGAGTCCCGCTGGCGCCGCAAGCCCACCGACGTCGGCGAACTCGGTATCCTGCAGCGCGAACTGCTCACCACCGCCGTGGATGCGGTGAAGCCCGGGGGAGTGGTGGCCTACGTGACGTGCTCACCGCACCCGGCGGAAACCACCGCCGTTGTCGCCGATGTGATGCGCAAACGCAACGACCTGGAGCTACTCGACGCCGGCGCTGCCCTGGACGCGGTCAGCCTGCCCGGCTCGCTGGAGGCCGGCCATGAATCCACCGCCCAGCTCTGGCCGCACATCCACGCCACTGACGCCATGTTCCTGGCGCTGATCCGCCGCAAGATCTAG